In Brachyhypopomus gauderio isolate BG-103 chromosome 11, BGAUD_0.2, whole genome shotgun sequence, a single genomic region encodes these proteins:
- the LOC143527680 gene encoding galactose-specific lectin nattectin-like, which yields MAIWKVCLLLSLVFNTGGTEVFQGGTKISQETHSCPYHWTLYGQRCYRFFSSYVTWAEAENACLRYGGNLASVHTVSEYRFLQNLIKEMSGSFPLTWIGGHDGVKEGQWLWSDGTEVNFYYWRTNQPDNYLNNEDCMQMNAGDELKMNDNICYTRNPFVCKKRRYTRI from the exons ATGGCGATCTGGAAGGTGTGCCTGCTCCTTTCTCTTGTATTTAATACGG GAGGAACAGAAGTTTTCCAAG GAGGAACAAAAATATCCCAAG AGACTCATTCTTGTCCCTATCACTGGACTCTGTATGGACAGAGATGTTACAGGTTTTTTAGTTCCTATGTCACATGGGCTGAAGCTGAG AATGCCTGTTTGAGATATGGCGGCAATCTGGCCTCAGTGCACACTGTTTCAGAGTACAGGTTTTTACAAAATCTTATCAAAGAAATGTCTGGCTCTTTCCCTTTAACCTGGATAGGTGGCCATGATGGTGTGAAA GAAGGACAATGGCTTTGGAGCGATGGAACCGAAGTGAACTTCTACTATTGGAGAACTAATCAGCCTGATAACTACTTGAATAATGAAGACTGCATGCAAATGAATGCTGGAG ATGAGCTGAAAATGAACGACAATATTTGTTACACAAGAAATCCATTTGTGTGTAAGAAGCGACGGTACACAAGGATCTAA